From the genome of Rathayibacter sp. VKM Ac-2804:
TGGCGAAGATCGTGACGACGCTCGACGTGCTGTCGGGCGGGCGGGCGATGCTCGGGATCGGCGCGGCCTGGTACGAGCGGGAGCACCTCGGGCTCGGCGTGCCGTATCCGGCGCTGAAGGAGCGGTTCGAGCGGCTCGAGGAGACGCTGCAGATCTGCAAGCAGATGTGGAGCGAGGACGACGGGCCGTACACGGGGAAGCACTTCCAGCTGGCCGAGACGCTGAACCACCCGGAGCCGATCCAGCGGCCGGGTCCGCCGATCCTGATCGGCGGCAGCGGCGAGAAGAAGACGCTGCGGCTGGTCGCGGAGTACGGCGACGCCTGCAACCTGTTCGCGATCGGGGCGGAGGGAATCGCCCACAAGCTCGATGTGCTGCGCCGGCACTGCGACGAGCTGGGGCGCGACTACGACGCGATCACGAAGACGATCATCGGCGGCGGGGATCCGGTCGGCGACCCCGACGGGTTCGTGCGGGCGATGGAGGAGTACGCGGCGCTCGGGATCTCGCTGGTCGAGCTCGCGCCGCAGGGGCCGGACCCGGAGGGGTACGTGGCGCGGCTGGGCGAGGGCGTCGTGGGGCGGCTGGCGGCGATCGGCTGAGGGGGCTGGGCGGGCGGGTCTCGATACGCCGCTGGCGCGGCTACTCGACCAGCAAGCAGGGGCCGATACGGAGCTACTCGACCAGCATCAAGGGGCCGTACGGGGCTGCTCGACCAGCATGGAGGGGCCGTACGGGGCTGCTCGACCAGCATGGAGGGGCCGTACGGGGCTGCTCGACCAGCATGTCTGCGGGCGTCTCTTCCAGGGAGACCCGGCGTCAGGGGGTGGGGGTGCAGCCGCAGGTCTCGCCGAGGACGAGGGTCGTCGGCAGGCGGACGTGGCGGACGGGGTCGTCGGCCAGAGTCTCGTCGAGGAGCTCGAAGGCGATGCGGGCCATCTCGCGGACGGGGACGGCGACGGTGGTGACGCGGACGCCGCCGAGGAGCGCCTCGCGGATGCCGTCGAAGCCGACTATCGCGAGCTCGGACGGGACGCGGATCCCCTCCTGCGACGCGGCTCGGAGGAGGGCGAGGGCGTGCTCGTCGGTGGTGGCGAAGACGGCGCGCGGGCGCTCGGTGCGCAGGATGGTGCGAAGGGCGGCCTCGGCCGAGACGCGGTCCATCGGCACGCGGTGCAGTCGGCCGGCGGCGCCTCCGATCGCCTCGGCCCAGAAGCGGGCGCGGAGGCCGGAGGGGCCGAAGTCGTCGGGGCCGGTGACGCAGTGCACGTCGTCGTGGCCGTGGGCGAGCAGGTGCTCGACGGCGGCCCGGACGCCCTGCTCGTCGTCGAAGACGACGCTCGGCTCGGCGTCGGTGGGGGCGGCGGAGTGCAGGAAGACGCGCGGGGCGGTGTCGGCGGTGCTGGCGGGGTCGATGGTGATCAGGAGGATGCCGGCGGTGCGGAGGTCGGCGAAGGTGCGCTCGTAGCCGCGCTCCACCTCCGGGTCGTACTCGGTGTTGCCGAGGAGCGTCAGCAGCGAGCGGCGACGGGCCTCGTGCTCGATCTCGCGCGCCAGCTCGCCGAAGAAGGCGTTGGAGGAGTCGGGGACGAGGAGGCCGACGAGATTGGAGCGGCCGACGCTGAGCGCCTCGGCGAGGGAGTTGCGGCGGTAGCCGAGCTCGGTGATGGCGGTCTCGACGCGGGCGCGGAGCTCGGGGGAGACGGGGCGCGGGCCGTTGTTGACGACGTAGCTGACGACCGTCGCGGAGGTGCCGGCCGAGCGCGCCACGTCGGCGAGGGTGGGGCGCCGGGGGCGGGCTGACATCCGGTCAGCTTATGGGAGGGGGGTGGGGGGATCTCGATACGCCCGCTGTGCGGGCTACTCGATCAGCATGGAGGGGGCGCCCGCAGGTGGGAGCGTGATCGGCGAGGGGGAGGGGGGCCCGCCACGCAGGTGCTCGATGGCGGAGAGGCGCGGGCGGCGCGGAATGTTTCACATGGGCGTAATAAACGAGCGGGTGGGGGAAACGAGGCGCGACTATGGTCGCGCTAACCGCTTAGAACCGCCGACTCCCCTGGAGCGTCATGCACGCCACCCTCACCCCGCTGCGCCGCGCCGCGCTGGCCGCGACGGCGGCCGACGCGTCCGGTGACTCCCGGGTCGTCAGAGCGCTGACTTGCACCGCCTGGGCGCAGGCGGTGCTCCGCGCGGTCGCCGCGGCGTCCAACCTCTCCTTCGCGCACACCCGCGTCGCCGTGCTCGGCAGCGGACCGCTCGCCGCCGAGCTGGCGACCAGGACCGCCGCCATCGGCGCCCGCGTGGTCGTCGTCGGCGACGATCCGGTCGCGCTGGTCGAGATCACCCAGCTCGGAATCACGGTGCAGACGGCGGACTCCGCCGATCTGGGGGATGCGACGATCGCCTTCGCGACGGGAGAGCTGACGGGCCCGGTCACCGCGGCGCTGCTCGGAGGCGGCGGTCCGCTGCTCCTCGTCGACGCGGCGGAGGAGCGCCCGGCCGTGGCCGCGGTCACCGACCCCTCCTCCGGCCGCCCCGGGATCGACCGGATCGTGGACGCCGAGCGCGAGCTCTTCCTCCTGGTGGCGCGCGACGTCGCCGACGGCTCGGCCCGCCGCACCCGCGAGGAGCTGTCCGCGCGCTTCGCGGCGGCGGTCGAGGCCGCCCGGGAACAGGATCCCTCCCCCGACGACCTGCGCGAGCGTGCCGACCGCGCCCTCGCGCTGGAGCTGCTCCGATGACCGCGCCGATCCGGGACGCCTCGCTGTGGCGGCAGGGGCAGGACAAGATCGACTGGGCCGCGCGCTTCATGCCGGTGACCCGCGGGATCGCCGGGCAGCTGCGCGAGAGCGGCAGTGTGCGGGGGCTGCGGATCGGGCTGGTGCTCGTGCTCGAGCCCAAGACGGCGACCCTGGCGCTCGAGCTGGCGGCGGCCGGCGCCGACGTCAGCGTGATGTGCGGCGCCTCCAACACCCACGACGACACCGCGGCCGCCCTGCAGCACGCGGGGATCGCGGTCTTCGCCCGCTCGGACGCGAGCGCCGCCGATGACCGGGCGTTCGCGCTGGGGCTGCTCGACCGGCGCCCGGACATCCTGGTCGACGACGGCTCGTCGGTGACCCGGCTCGCGCACACCGACCGGCCCGCGGTCTTCGAGACCCTGCGCGGGGCGACCGAGGAGACCACCAGCGGCCTCCGCCCGCTGCGGGTGATGGAGCGCCAGGGCGCGCTGCGGATCCCGGTGCTGGCGGTCAACGACGCGCGCTGCAAGACGCTCTTCGACAACCGGCACGGCACGGGGCAGTCGACGCTGCTGACCATGCTCGACCTGCTCGCGACTCCGCTCGATCGCGCGCACGTCGTCGTCGCGGGCTTCGGGCCGGTCGGCCGCGGGGTCGCCCAGCACGCCCGCGCACTCGGCGCCCGCGTGACGATCGCGGAGGTCGACCCGGTCCGCGCGCTCGAGGCGGTCTTCGCCGGCTACGACGTCGACGCCCTGGAGTCGGCGGCCGGCAGCGCCGACCTGCTGATCTCGGCGACCGGCATCGCGCACACCGTCGACGTCGAGCACCTGCTCGCCCTGCCGGAGGGGGCGGCCGTGGCCGTCTCAGGCGGAGTGGCGCAGGAGATCGCGATCGACGCGGCGCTCGCCGCGGGCGCGACCCGGCAGAGCATCGGGCACGCGCTGGAGAGCTTCACGCTGCCCAACGGCCGCTCGATCGTCGTGCTCGACGACGGCGGCTGCATCAACTGCACCGCCGGTGAGGGGAACCCGATCGAGATCATGGACCTGTCCTTCGGCGTCCAGGTGGCCGCCGTCGACCTGCTCGCGCGGGAGGCGGGGAGCCTCGCTCCGGCCGTGCACCTGCTCCCGCCCGAGGTCGACGACCGGGTCGCGCGCGCCAAGCTCGACGCGCTCGGCCTGCGGATCGACGCGCCGAGCAGCGCCCAGCGCGACTTCCTCGGCAGCTGGACCTCGACCGGCCGCCGTGCCGCGCCGCAGCGGGACGGAGCGCGCTCGTGACCGAGCTGCTGCGCCTCGAGGGCGTCGGAGTGACCTACCGCAACGCTGAGCAGCCGTCGCTGGTGGACGCGAGCTTCTCGGTGTCGAGCGGCGAGGTCGTGCTGGTCGCGGGCCCGTCCGGCTGCGGCAAGAGCACGCTGCTGCGGGTGCTGAACGGCCTGGTGCCGCGCTCCTACCGCGCCGAGGTGACCGGGCGGATCGAGGTCGAGGGGCGGGACGCGGTTCCGCTCGCCCTGCGCGACATCTCGGAGGTCGTCGGCACGCTGCTGCAGGACCCGGGCAAGCAGGTCGTCGGGCACAGCGTGCTCGCCGAGATCGCGTTCGGGCTGGAGAACCGCGGGACGCCGCCCGCCGAGATCCGCGAGCG
Proteins encoded in this window:
- a CDS encoding LLM class F420-dependent oxidoreductase — translated: MNFTLPGGSAGIAPILGATARTAEDVGCEWFTLMDHYFQMEQFATSEDPMLEGYTSLGFVAGRTERLRLGLLVTGVTYRHPGLLAKIVTTLDVLSGGRAMLGIGAAWYEREHLGLGVPYPALKERFERLEETLQICKQMWSEDDGPYTGKHFQLAETLNHPEPIQRPGPPILIGGSGEKKTLRLVAEYGDACNLFAIGAEGIAHKLDVLRRHCDELGRDYDAITKTIIGGGDPVGDPDGFVRAMEEYAALGISLVELAPQGPDPEGYVARLGEGVVGRLAAIG
- a CDS encoding LacI family DNA-binding transcriptional regulator, which translates into the protein MSARPRRPTLADVARSAGTSATVVSYVVNNGPRPVSPELRARVETAITELGYRRNSLAEALSVGRSNLVGLLVPDSSNAFFGELAREIEHEARRRSLLTLLGNTEYDPEVERGYERTFADLRTAGILLITIDPASTADTAPRVFLHSAAPTDAEPSVVFDDEQGVRAAVEHLLAHGHDDVHCVTGPDDFGPSGLRARFWAEAIGGAAGRLHRVPMDRVSAEAALRTILRTERPRAVFATTDEHALALLRAASQEGIRVPSELAIVGFDGIREALLGGVRVTTVAVPVREMARIAFELLDETLADDPVRHVRLPTTLVLGETCGCTPTP
- a CDS encoding adenosylhomocysteinase; protein product: MTAPIRDASLWRQGQDKIDWAARFMPVTRGIAGQLRESGSVRGLRIGLVLVLEPKTATLALELAAAGADVSVMCGASNTHDDTAAALQHAGIAVFARSDASAADDRAFALGLLDRRPDILVDDGSSVTRLAHTDRPAVFETLRGATEETTSGLRPLRVMERQGALRIPVLAVNDARCKTLFDNRHGTGQSTLLTMLDLLATPLDRAHVVVAGFGPVGRGVAQHARALGARVTIAEVDPVRALEAVFAGYDVDALESAAGSADLLISATGIAHTVDVEHLLALPEGAAVAVSGGVAQEIAIDAALAAGATRQSIGHALESFTLPNGRSIVVLDDGGCINCTAGEGNPIEIMDLSFGVQVAAVDLLAREAGSLAPAVHLLPPEVDDRVARAKLDALGLRIDAPSSAQRDFLGSWTSTGRRAAPQRDGARS